A window of Chitinophagales bacterium contains these coding sequences:
- a CDS encoding PhzF family phenazine biosynthesis protein, protein MKFPIYQIDAFTNKRFAGNPAAIIPLTQWIDAALMQQIAMENNLSETAFLVPTTEHFSDYELRWFTPEVEIDLCGHATLAAAWVVFNYLDHTKPEVAFATKSGKLVVEKRADVYVMDFPSWPPAPVADPPPGLAAMLGVEEILSVFKYRDLLVLLKDEEAVRRANPDFSAMKASGEKIIITAPGTDDVDFVSRFFAPAAGVNEDPVTGSAHSQLIPFWAEKIGKKKLFAKQLSQRGGEIWCGLWGDRVSMAGQCVFFMKGEVEVS, encoded by the coding sequence ATGAAATTCCCTATCTACCAGATCGACGCTTTTACCAATAAGCGTTTCGCCGGAAACCCCGCCGCGATCATTCCCCTTACCCAATGGATCGATGCTGCCTTGATGCAACAGATCGCCATGGAGAACAACCTGAGCGAAACGGCCTTTCTGGTACCAACCACTGAACATTTTTCCGATTATGAGTTACGTTGGTTTACCCCAGAGGTAGAGATCGATCTGTGTGGGCATGCCACCCTGGCGGCAGCCTGGGTAGTTTTCAACTATCTGGATCATACCAAACCCGAAGTGGCTTTTGCCACCAAAAGCGGCAAACTCGTGGTGGAAAAAAGGGCTGATGTATATGTAATGGATTTTCCTTCCTGGCCTCCGGCCCCCGTGGCCGATCCCCCTCCTGGTCTGGCTGCCATGCTTGGCGTAGAGGAGATCCTGTCTGTCTTTAAATACCGTGACCTGTTAGTACTGCTAAAAGATGAGGAGGCTGTTCGTCGCGCCAACCCTGATTTTTCGGCAATGAAAGCATCCGGTGAAAAAATAATCATCACCGCACCGGGAACAGACGATGTCGATTTTGTTTCCCGTTTTTTTGCCCCCGCAGCCGGTGTCAATGAAGATCCTGTAACAGGTAGTGCCCATTCCCAACTCATTCCTTTCTGGGCCGAAAAAATCGGCAAGAAAAAATTATTTGCTAAACAACTCTCCCAACGCGGCGGTGAGATCTGGTGTGGTCTCTGGGGCGACCGGGTATCGATGGCCGGGCAGTGTGTGTTTTTTATGAAGGGGGAGGTGGAAGTTTCGTGA
- a CDS encoding DUF393 domain-containing protein, translating to MDNPVILFDGVCNLCQGSVQFVLKRDKKAWFRFASLQSPYGEKIQHQFGIAPGKMNSFILYQEGKIFTHSEGALKMLSQLPGWGWAKVFLWVPHFIRDGIYNLISKNRYRWFGKKEECWLPRAEWKGVFLWEA from the coding sequence ATGGATAATCCCGTAATCCTTTTTGATGGTGTTTGCAATTTGTGCCAGGGAAGTGTGCAGTTTGTCCTGAAACGGGATAAAAAAGCCTGGTTCCGCTTTGCTTCCCTGCAATCGCCCTATGGTGAAAAGATTCAGCACCAATTTGGCATAGCCCCTGGGAAGATGAACTCCTTTATTTTATACCAGGAAGGAAAAATATTTACCCACTCTGAAGGTGCACTCAAAATGTTGTCACAACTCCCGGGCTGGGGTTGGGCAAAAGTATTTCTGTGGGTACCCCATTTTATCCGTGATGGAATTTATAATCTCATTTCCAAAAACAGGTACAGATGGTTTGGGAAGAAGGAAGAGTGTTGGTTGCCGCGGGCGGAGTGGAAGGGGGTGTTTTTGTGGGAAGCGTGA
- a CDS encoding tetratricopeptide repeat protein, translating into MPVRSIITRIGGLIILIPAFQSVFAQADTVALGQALERSNRWLQEIKHDSAYREASQVAQVANKKGYRRYEALAYDIMAEVMRVKGKMEELRRYDSLLTNLAGQLKDTSLIISARNRMGVYLLEQGRTNEAADFFLTSLDLKLEKEQSIKTAEVYSNLGSVYMALSKKDQAMEWFVKSLKLYEKLGNDRGLGETYSNISSLYYLMSRIDDAIAYQKQSIFHRSRQNDIQGLIIPNINIGQLYILKDSSELALRHLRQAVEYAEKVKLPPLRAAAYSGMSTFYIKSRQFGPALEWQDKAIALFEETDNKPMLSRMYVSAGNLASAMGDSASAIRYYGRGLDFSLVLGNKENIANVYEKMSNFYLARQDHLKAYQHYKSYTLYRDSIALASSLSNIERIKIQYETEKKDNEIQRLAADQRIQQLQIEKQNALIAGNLLEASRKQNEIELLSQSRELQELRINQQDEQLEKQILLAKTKEQQLQLAETEKQLQNRKLKESETLRNFILVGVGLLALLGYFLFNRYQLKRKIQQQEALLAVRENIAKDLHDEIGSTLTSIKILSEVSERNIHTDQAKTSSFIKKITEQSAAAQQGISDIVWAVKPENDKLENMVIRMREYVAQTLESRNIQTLIEIDEEVLHQRLSMSQRRDFFLIFKEAINNIAKYAEANLVTIHLRGREQGLGMRISDNGKGFDLQAARSSNGLKNMHTRAESLHGRVEIKSQSGQGTVVDLYIPTT; encoded by the coding sequence ATGCCCGTGAGATCGATCATAACCAGAATAGGTGGGCTGATTATCTTGATCCCTGCCTTTCAGTCTGTATTCGCCCAGGCGGATACAGTCGCATTGGGACAGGCATTGGAACGCTCAAACAGATGGCTGCAAGAGATCAAGCATGATTCTGCCTATCGGGAAGCCAGCCAGGTGGCACAGGTCGCCAATAAAAAAGGGTATCGCCGATATGAAGCCCTGGCCTATGATATCATGGCGGAAGTAATGCGGGTAAAAGGGAAAATGGAAGAACTGCGCCGGTATGATTCCCTGCTCACAAATCTGGCAGGTCAGCTAAAAGATACCTCACTTATCATTTCTGCCCGTAACCGCATGGGGGTGTACCTGCTTGAACAGGGACGCACCAATGAAGCCGCAGATTTTTTTCTTACCTCACTCGACCTTAAACTGGAAAAGGAACAATCCATTAAAACTGCGGAGGTTTATTCCAACCTGGGGTCAGTTTATATGGCACTTAGCAAGAAAGATCAGGCCATGGAATGGTTTGTGAAATCATTAAAGTTGTATGAAAAATTAGGAAACGATCGTGGGTTGGGAGAGACCTATAGCAATATATCCTCGCTCTATTATTTGATGAGCCGTATCGATGATGCGATTGCCTATCAGAAGCAAAGCATCTTCCATCGGTCGAGGCAAAATGATATCCAGGGATTGATCATCCCGAATATCAATATCGGGCAATTGTATATTCTAAAAGATTCTTCCGAACTGGCTCTTCGTCATTTACGTCAGGCAGTGGAATATGCCGAGAAAGTAAAGCTGCCCCCGCTACGGGCAGCCGCCTATTCAGGAATGTCAACTTTTTATATCAAATCCAGGCAATTTGGCCCTGCACTGGAGTGGCAGGACAAAGCAATTGCACTTTTCGAAGAAACGGACAATAAGCCCATGCTTTCCCGCATGTATGTATCTGCTGGTAACCTGGCCAGTGCCATGGGCGATTCGGCCAGTGCCATCCGGTATTATGGCAGAGGCCTTGATTTTTCACTTGTATTGGGTAACAAAGAGAATATTGCCAATGTGTATGAGAAAATGAGCAATTTCTATCTGGCCCGCCAAGACCACCTTAAAGCGTATCAACATTACAAAAGCTATACCCTTTACCGCGATAGCATCGCCCTCGCAAGTTCACTCTCCAATATCGAACGGATCAAGATCCAATACGAAACCGAGAAGAAGGACAATGAGATTCAACGACTGGCGGCTGATCAACGGATCCAGCAACTGCAGATCGAAAAACAAAATGCCCTGATCGCCGGGAACCTGTTGGAAGCAAGCCGGAAACAGAATGAGATCGAGCTTCTGTCCCAATCCAGGGAATTACAGGAACTACGGATCAATCAGCAGGATGAACAATTGGAAAAACAGATCCTGTTGGCGAAGACCAAGGAACAACAATTGCAACTGGCCGAAACAGAAAAGCAATTACAGAACCGCAAACTCAAAGAGTCTGAGACCTTGCGCAATTTTATACTCGTCGGCGTGGGATTACTCGCCTTGCTCGGCTATTTTTTATTCAACCGTTATCAGTTGAAACGAAAGATTCAGCAACAAGAGGCACTGCTGGCCGTCAGAGAAAATATTGCCAAAGACCTGCATGATGAGATCGGTTCCACCCTCACCAGTATCAAGATATTATCCGAGGTTTCAGAGCGGAATATCCATACGGATCAGGCTAAAACATCCAGTTTTATAAAAAAGATCACAGAGCAGTCAGCGGCCGCCCAGCAAGGGATCAGCGATATCGTATGGGCAGTAAAACCCGAGAATGATAAACTGGAGAATATGGTCATACGTATGCGGGAATATGTGGCCCAAACCCTTGAATCAAGAAATATTCAGACATTGATCGAGATCGATGAAGAGGTATTACACCAGCGACTGAGCATGAGCCAACGCAGAGATTTCTTCCTCATTTTCAAAGAAGCCATTAATAATATTGCCAAGTATGCCGAGGCAAATCTGGTCACCATCCATCTCCGTGGTCGTGAACAAGGACTTGGAATGCGCATATCAGACAATGGAAAGGGCTTTGACCTTCAGGCAGCCAGGTCCTCAAATGGGTTAAAAAATATGCATACCCGCGCCGAATCCCTTCATGGCCGGGTTGAGATCAAATCCCAGTCAGGCCAGGGAACGGTTGTTGACCTTTATATTCCAACTACATGA
- a CDS encoding response regulator transcription factor, producing MAIKVLIYDDNEVLRQSLQLLIEAEPDMDLLALMPNAETVEVDVAELKPDVVLMDIDMPGVNGVEAVRRIVQLNNRLPVIMLTVFDDNENIFNAICAGASGYILKRYATEEVPGAIRMVLTGGAPMTGAVARKVLTMVPQARSQDQEQSNLSAKETAILQFLVNGYSYKMIASELKISIDTVRFHIKKIYDKLHVHSATEAVSKAIKDKLV from the coding sequence ATGGCAATCAAGGTTTTAATATATGATGACAATGAGGTGTTAAGGCAAAGCCTGCAACTTCTCATTGAGGCCGAGCCGGATATGGACCTGTTGGCCTTGATGCCCAATGCGGAAACGGTGGAAGTGGATGTGGCCGAACTCAAGCCGGATGTGGTTTTGATGGATATCGATATGCCAGGCGTCAATGGGGTAGAGGCTGTCAGGCGGATCGTACAACTCAACAACAGGCTGCCGGTGATCATGCTGACCGTGTTTGATGACAATGAGAACATCTTTAACGCGATCTGTGCAGGCGCGTCGGGTTATATCCTGAAAAGATATGCAACAGAGGAGGTACCAGGGGCTATCCGGATGGTGCTGACCGGCGGTGCACCTATGACCGGAGCCGTGGCCCGTAAAGTACTCACCATGGTACCCCAGGCACGCTCGCAGGACCAGGAGCAAAGTAATTTATCTGCCAAAGAAACAGCCATTCTTCAATTTCTGGTCAATGGCTATAGCTATAAAATGATTGCCTCCGAACTGAAGATCAGTATTGATACGGTTCGTTTCCATATCAAAAAGATCTACGATAAACTGCATGTACATTCCGCCACTGAGGCTGTTTCCAAAGCCATAAAAGACAAGCTGGTATAA
- a CDS encoding thiol-activated cytolysin family protein, with translation MKKSIFLLFIFAAAFTMASAQTKPVLKTKTPIKTTSAIKLKGTVPYLVRGSSQVRQIVPANASNPSFRLQRGSVPYKRNASPPSNPTAPNEEGRYCTESLVSEEKGDEKRIVLGNQNDKIYPGAIYYESAILSGAYNAPALQLKPYNITTDLFSAAFTESSIVQVEPTLGGVNNGLSTLMRRSMTTKNAARVVPEVKILNSSEQLAFEIGANFSGYGADLNASFNYMKSTRKNVFLARLTQVYFSVMLNVADGKQLVDNNPLPNNLVYVNKVNYGRLGYIFIASDSSREAIQAALDFTYSSGNVGGGVNARLNYERTVSSMQISGFFFGGDAANTISLNSPNQLQAFDDYVQNGLRLDPNVAPVAVSYELKYLNDNSTAATRSTTTYTERQCTPARGINLQLHNVAIEDVHGGDCSYAWGKISVEIWETNRDRVPLNRIWSGTLWEHNAAQPNRTVINYADIRAGNTLRDEIMNIPNGSRNINLNPILVNEGRIMFRFFIEINTRHKDNDFAALGEHGMRRVEVVEKSLNEIFASREAIATDSRGRYKYGTFKAGRFCSNTDRVHCFYALFSVTESR, from the coding sequence ATGAAAAAGTCAATCTTCTTATTATTCATCTTTGCCGCCGCCTTTACGATGGCCTCGGCGCAAACCAAACCGGTGCTCAAGACCAAGACGCCGATCAAAACAACCAGTGCCATTAAACTAAAAGGCACAGTACCCTATTTGGTACGAGGGTCCTCACAGGTGAGGCAAATTGTTCCGGCCAACGCATCCAATCCAAGCTTCAGACTTCAGCGCGGATCGGTACCCTACAAAAGAAATGCATCACCTCCCAGCAATCCAACAGCGCCAAATGAGGAAGGCCGCTATTGTACAGAGTCGCTGGTCAGTGAAGAGAAAGGCGATGAAAAGCGGATCGTATTGGGAAATCAGAATGATAAGATATACCCAGGAGCGATTTATTATGAAAGCGCTATTTTGAGTGGTGCCTATAATGCGCCGGCCCTCCAACTCAAACCCTATAATATTACGACCGACCTCTTTTCTGCCGCTTTTACTGAAAGTTCCATTGTACAGGTAGAACCAACATTAGGAGGCGTAAACAATGGTCTCAGCACCTTAATGCGCCGAAGCATGACCACCAAGAATGCAGCCCGCGTGGTGCCGGAAGTGAAAATTCTCAATTCGTCCGAGCAACTGGCCTTTGAGATCGGAGCCAATTTCAGTGGCTATGGAGCCGACCTGAATGCCTCTTTTAATTATATGAAAAGCACCCGGAAGAATGTGTTTCTTGCCCGGTTGACCCAGGTCTATTTCTCGGTGATGCTCAATGTAGCCGATGGAAAACAATTGGTGGACAATAACCCTTTGCCCAATAACCTGGTCTATGTTAACAAAGTGAACTATGGCCGTCTGGGTTATATCTTCATTGCCTCTGACAGCAGCCGCGAAGCCATTCAGGCGGCACTTGATTTTACCTATTCATCAGGGAATGTTGGCGGAGGAGTAAATGCACGGCTCAATTATGAAAGGACCGTCAGTTCTATGCAAATAAGCGGGTTCTTCTTTGGCGGTGACGCGGCCAATACCATCAGCCTGAATTCACCCAATCAACTTCAGGCCTTTGATGATTATGTGCAGAATGGTTTACGCCTCGATCCCAATGTGGCCCCTGTTGCCGTCAGTTATGAATTGAAGTACCTGAACGATAACTCCACAGCCGCTACCCGCAGTACGACCACATACACAGAACGTCAATGTACACCAGCGAGGGGCATCAATCTCCAGCTTCATAATGTGGCCATTGAAGATGTACATGGTGGGGATTGCAGTTACGCCTGGGGAAAGATATCGGTGGAGATATGGGAGACCAACAGAGATCGTGTTCCCCTGAATAGAATCTGGTCAGGCACACTTTGGGAGCACAATGCCGCCCAACCCAACCGAACTGTGATCAACTATGCTGATATACGGGCAGGCAATACCCTTCGGGATGAGATCATGAACATTCCTAATGGCAGCCGCAACATAAACCTGAATCCGATCCTGGTCAATGAAGGACGGATCATGTTCCGGTTCTTTATCGAGATAAATACCCGGCACAAAGACAATGATTTTGCGGCCCTGGGCGAACATGGCATGCGCCGAGTGGAAGTGGTGGAAAAATCCCTCAATGAGATTTTTGCCAGCCGCGAGGCCATCGCTACCGATTCAAGGGGTAGATACAAGTATGGCACGTTCAAAGCAGGACGTTTTTGTTCGAATACAGACAGGGTGCATTGTTTTTATGCCCTTTTCTCGGTAACTGAATCACGTTAG
- a CDS encoding YebC/PmpR family DNA-binding transcriptional regulator, with protein MGRIFEVRKATMFARWDRMAKQFTRIGKEIAIAVKSGGSDPNVNPALRRCMQNAKSVNMPKDRVEAAIKRALGKEMDNFDEILYEGYGPHGVAILVETATDNHVRTVANVKSLFNKGGGALGNSGSVSFQFKKMGVFRLKPEGLNTDDLELELIDFGLEELGEATGENGEDILVVRSAFTDFGNMQKALEEKGITPISAELEWIPSTTVPLSDEQAEDVSKLIEKLEQDDDVQKVFHNMG; from the coding sequence ATGGGACGGATTTTTGAAGTACGTAAGGCCACGATGTTTGCCCGCTGGGACCGGATGGCCAAGCAGTTTACCCGTATTGGTAAAGAGATCGCTATTGCCGTAAAATCAGGTGGTTCTGACCCCAACGTTAACCCGGCGCTTCGCCGGTGTATGCAGAACGCCAAGAGCGTGAACATGCCCAAGGACCGGGTGGAAGCCGCCATCAAGCGGGCCCTGGGTAAGGAGATGGATAACTTTGATGAGATCCTCTATGAAGGCTATGGCCCTCATGGGGTAGCCATTCTGGTGGAGACGGCTACTGATAACCATGTACGTACCGTGGCGAATGTAAAATCTCTTTTCAATAAAGGAGGTGGCGCCCTGGGAAACAGTGGCAGTGTGAGTTTTCAATTCAAAAAAATGGGGGTTTTCCGATTAAAACCCGAAGGACTGAATACAGATGACCTGGAACTGGAACTGATCGATTTTGGATTGGAAGAGCTGGGTGAAGCCACAGGCGAAAACGGAGAAGACATACTCGTGGTCCGCTCCGCCTTTACCGATTTTGGCAATATGCAAAAGGCCCTGGAAGAAAAAGGGATCACCCCCATCAGCGCGGAACTGGAGTGGATCCCTTCTACAACTGTTCCCTTATCGGATGAACAAGCCGAGGACGTGAGCAAACTGATCGAAAAACTCGAACAGGATGATGATGTCCAGAAGGTGTTTCATAATATGGGCTGA
- a CDS encoding amino acid permease, whose protein sequence is MSLFRTKPLDQILAQAADNEKGLKRTLGAGNLVALGIGAIIGAGLFVRTAAASAEAAGPAVTLSFVVAAIGCAFAGLCYAEFAAMIPIAGSAYAYSYVTMGELIAWIIGWALIMEYALGAATVSIAWSEYLNNLLGGSIPYEWSHSPFETLHKVSGDAVAQITTAMPDLAKSVKNGVLVLTDTQFAALPASLSGLVATSHGIMNAPALIILLLLTLLLIKGTQESAMVNTIIVFIKVAIVILFIFLGWKFINPDNHTPYMIPEGVAGHEGVFKHGWGGVLGGAAIVFFAFIGFDAVSTAAQEAKNPKRDMPIGILGSLVVCTILYILFGHVLTGVANYTEFKAAGKEASVAYAIETYMTGYGWLATAVTIAILAGFSSVILVMLMGQSRIFYTMSNDGLIPKAFGELHPKFKTPYKANWILFVFVGLFAAFVPGSVAGDLTSFGTLFAFVLVSAGVWIMRKKAPHIERPFRTPAVPIVSTLGVLVCSFMIIALDQQTLTVAFIWMLLGLVIYFLYSKKRSKLLIPPSDMLPKASDFEAKP, encoded by the coding sequence ATGAGTTTATTCCGCACAAAACCGCTTGACCAGATCCTGGCCCAGGCGGCTGACAATGAAAAAGGCCTGAAAAGGACCCTCGGTGCCGGTAACCTGGTTGCCCTTGGGATCGGAGCCATTATTGGCGCCGGATTGTTTGTTCGTACTGCTGCCGCTTCCGCCGAAGCCGCCGGACCTGCCGTTACCCTTTCATTTGTAGTGGCAGCGATAGGTTGCGCCTTTGCCGGACTTTGCTATGCGGAATTTGCCGCTATGATCCCCATTGCGGGAAGCGCCTATGCCTATTCCTATGTAACCATGGGAGAATTGATCGCCTGGATCATTGGTTGGGCCCTGATCATGGAATATGCCCTGGGTGCCGCTACCGTTTCCATTGCCTGGAGCGAATACCTGAATAATCTGCTTGGGGGGAGTATACCGTATGAATGGAGCCACTCCCCTTTTGAAACCCTGCACAAAGTAAGCGGGGATGCAGTTGCACAGATAACAACCGCCATGCCTGATCTTGCAAAGAGTGTGAAAAACGGAGTCCTTGTATTGACCGATACGCAGTTTGCGGCCCTGCCGGCAAGCCTGTCAGGACTCGTGGCCACCTCCCATGGTATCATGAATGCACCGGCGCTGATCATCCTCTTGTTGCTGACCCTGCTGCTGATCAAAGGAACCCAGGAAAGCGCGATGGTCAATACCATCATTGTATTTATCAAAGTCGCGATCGTCATCCTCTTTATCTTCCTGGGCTGGAAATTTATCAACCCGGATAACCATACCCCCTATATGATTCCTGAAGGAGTAGCCGGACATGAAGGTGTCTTCAAGCATGGCTGGGGAGGTGTACTGGGTGGAGCGGCCATTGTGTTCTTTGCCTTTATCGGCTTTGACGCAGTGTCAACCGCCGCACAGGAAGCCAAGAACCCCAAACGGGATATGCCGATCGGTATTCTTGGTTCGCTGGTGGTATGTACCATTCTTTATATCCTTTTCGGTCACGTACTGACCGGTGTAGCCAATTATACTGAATTTAAAGCGGCTGGTAAGGAGGCTTCCGTAGCCTATGCCATTGAAACCTATATGACAGGTTATGGCTGGCTGGCCACCGCGGTGACGATAGCCATCCTGGCGGGTTTCTCCTCTGTTATTCTCGTGATGTTGATGGGCCAAAGCCGTATCTTCTATACCATGAGCAATGACGGATTAATCCCCAAAGCTTTTGGAGAATTGCACCCCAAATTCAAAACCCCGTACAAGGCCAACTGGATCCTGTTTGTTTTTGTTGGCTTATTCGCGGCCTTTGTACCTGGTTCTGTAGCCGGTGACCTTACCTCCTTTGGTACTCTCTTTGCGTTTGTACTGGTTAGTGCCGGGGTTTGGATCATGCGTAAAAAAGCGCCCCATATCGAAAGGCCTTTCCGCACCCCAGCGGTACCAATCGTATCCACCCTTGGTGTACTGGTTTGCTCGTTCATGATCATCGCCCTCGACCAGCAAACACTGACGGTAGCGTTTATCTGGATGCTGCTCGGTCTTGTGATCTATTTCCTGTACAGCAAAAAACGCAGTAAACTCCTGATACCACCGTCGGATATGCTGCCGAAGGCGTCGGATTTTGAGGCGAAACCGTAG
- a CDS encoding amino acid permease has translation MAEHASSFKQSLGLTDATMIVAGSMIGSGIFIVSTDITRYVGSAGWLVAVWLITGFMTITAAVSYGELSGMYPKAGGQYVYLKEAYNPLAGFLYGWSFFAVIQTATIAAVGVAFARYSAYLIPGLGENNILWGIEKGLDGAGVMQYSFKISAAQVLAIALIIFLTYTNSKGIKGGKIIQNTFTTTKLISLFGLIALGFIFAKENFWSQNWETGFQATQLERNDAGGFVIGGSWGAISGTALIGAIAAAMVGSIFSSDAWNNVTFIAGEIKNPKKNIGLSLFLGTMIVTVIYVLANLMYLYVLPLNGPDSIAYPEGERVAVAASNAIFGPAGSAIIAVMIMISTFGCNNGLVLAGSRVYYTMANDGLFFKKTGELNKHAVPEWAMWAQCIVASVLCLSGGYNDLLDMISFVVVLFYALTIAGIFILRKKRPDIERPYKAFAYPVLPAIYIIMALTFCIFLVLMKPDFALKGLGIVLLGIPLYYMAVSRKKNHSN, from the coding sequence ATGGCCGAACACGCATCTTCATTTAAACAATCCCTGGGGTTGACCGATGCCACGATGATCGTGGCCGGGTCGATGATCGGGTCGGGTATCTTTATCGTCAGTACGGATATCACCCGGTATGTGGGAAGTGCAGGCTGGTTGGTTGCCGTCTGGTTGATCACCGGGTTCATGACCATTACGGCCGCGGTGAGTTATGGCGAATTAAGCGGGATGTATCCCAAGGCCGGTGGACAGTATGTGTATTTAAAGGAGGCCTATAATCCGCTGGCGGGTTTCCTGTATGGCTGGAGCTTTTTTGCGGTTATTCAAACCGCTACCATTGCGGCGGTTGGCGTGGCATTTGCCCGTTATTCTGCCTACCTGATTCCAGGGCTTGGAGAGAATAATATTCTCTGGGGTATTGAAAAGGGACTAGATGGTGCCGGTGTCATGCAATACAGTTTCAAGATCAGTGCCGCACAGGTATTGGCCATTGCGCTGATCATCTTTCTTACCTATACCAATTCAAAAGGGATCAAGGGAGGGAAGATCATTCAAAACACGTTTACCACCACCAAACTGATCTCGCTGTTTGGATTGATCGCCCTGGGTTTCATTTTTGCCAAAGAAAATTTTTGGTCACAAAACTGGGAGACCGGATTTCAGGCTACTCAACTGGAGCGTAATGATGCCGGAGGATTCGTGATCGGAGGCAGTTGGGGGGCGATCAGCGGAACGGCCCTGATCGGCGCCATTGCCGCAGCGATGGTGGGGTCGATCTTTAGCAGTGATGCCTGGAACAATGTGACGTTCATAGCCGGAGAAATAAAGAACCCCAAAAAGAATATCGGGTTAAGCCTTTTTCTGGGTACCATGATCGTAACGGTCATCTACGTCTTGGCCAACCTGATGTATTTATATGTATTGCCGCTCAATGGTCCCGACAGCATTGCCTATCCCGAAGGGGAGCGGGTGGCGGTTGCGGCCTCCAATGCCATATTTGGGCCTGCAGGCTCAGCCATCATTGCAGTGATGATCATGATCTCCACCTTTGGTTGTAACAACGGATTGGTACTGGCCGGTTCACGGGTTTATTATACCATGGCCAATGACGGCCTGTTCTTTAAAAAGACCGGAGAACTGAACAAGCACGCCGTACCTGAATGGGCCATGTGGGCCCAATGCATCGTGGCCAGTGTGCTTTGTCTGAGCGGGGGGTACAATGATCTGTTGGATATGATCTCTTTTGTCGTAGTCTTGTTTTATGCGCTTACTATTGCCGGGATCTTTATCCTTCGTAAAAAGAGACCGGATATCGAACGGCCTTATAAAGCATTTGCTTACCCCGTTTTGCCTGCCATCTATATCATTATGGCCCTGACCTTCTGCATTTTCCTGGTGCTGATGAAGCCCGATTTTGCTTTGAAGGGACTGGGCATTGTATTGTTGGGTATACCTCTGTATTACATGGCTGTTTCCCGTAAAAAAAACCATTCAAATTAG